The genomic segment GCTGTCGAATTCGCTCGTTGTTGCGGCGCCTGCCCTCAACAGTCTGCTGCTCCAAGTGGGGCAGGCGGTGGCCGAGGGCAAGGAGGCAGCGGCCGCCGACCCCGGAGGACCGAAGGGCCTATTCGGGCTCTGGAAGGTGACCAAGGACCCTGACGTGGCACGAGGGCTGGGCTTCATGATTCAAGTAGCCCGCGCCTTCGGTCGCCAGGTTGGTCAGTAGTGCCCCGCGCTTGTCCGACACCCCGTCGCACAGTCGTTTCAGCCCAACCCATTTCGGCCGCGCCCTCGGTCGTCCTCTGAGAGGAGTTCGTATATGGCTTCCGTTCTGTGGTTTCAGGGAGGCGCATGTAGTGGCAACACCATGTCGTTTCTCAACGCCGAAGAACCCAACGTCGTCGACCTGATCGTCGACTTCGGCCTGGACCTGATCTGGCATCCGTCGCTGGGCCTGGAGCTCGGCGCCAACGCGCAGAAAGTGTTCTGGGACTGCGCCAAGGGCGAGCGTCCGCTGGATATCTTCGTCTTCGAGGGCAGCGTCATCGAAGCACCCAACGGCACCGGCCGGATGGACATCTTCGCCGACCGGCCGATGAAGGACTGGGTCACCGACCTGGCCGCCGCCGCGCAGATCGTCGTCGCGATCGGTGACTGCGCCTGCTGGGGCGGCATCCCCGCGATGGAGCCCAATCCCTCGGCTTCGACCGGTCTGCAGTTCCACAAGCGGGACAAGGGCGGGTTCCTCGGGCCGGATTTCCGGTCCAAGATGGGACTTCCGGTGATCAACATTCCGGGCTGCCCTGCGCACCCCGACTGGATCACCCAGATCATCGTCGCGCTGGCCACCGGCCGGGCCGGCGACATCGCCCTCGACGAGCTGCACCGGCCCGAGACGTTCTTCAAGACTTTCACCCAAACAGGCTGCACCCGTGTGCAATTCTTCGAATACAAGCAGTCGACCATGTCCTTCGGCGAAGGCACCCGCACCGGTTGCCTGTTCTACGAGTTCGGCTGCCGCGGACCGATGACGCATTCGCCGTGCAACCGCATCCTGTGGAACAGGCAGTCGTCCAAGACCCGGGCCGGCATGCCCTGCCTAGGCTGCACCGAGCCGGAGTTCCCGCACTTCGATCTGGCGCCCGGGACGCTGTTCAAGACCCAGAAGGTCGGCGGAGTGATCCCCAAGGAAGTGCCGGAGGGATCCGACCACCTGACGTACATGGCACACGCGGCGGCGGCCCGCATCGCCGCACCACAGTGGTCCAAAGAGGACATG from the Mycolicibacterium crocinum genome contains:
- a CDS encoding hydrogenase, which codes for MASVLWFQGGACSGNTMSFLNAEEPNVVDLIVDFGLDLIWHPSLGLELGANAQKVFWDCAKGERPLDIFVFEGSVIEAPNGTGRMDIFADRPMKDWVTDLAAAAQIVVAIGDCACWGGIPAMEPNPSASTGLQFHKRDKGGFLGPDFRSKMGLPVINIPGCPAHPDWITQIIVALATGRAGDIALDELHRPETFFKTFTQTGCTRVQFFEYKQSTMSFGEGTRTGCLFYEFGCRGPMTHSPCNRILWNRQSSKTRAGMPCLGCTEPEFPHFDLAPGTLFKTQKVGGVIPKEVPEGSDHLTYMAHAAAARIAAPQWSKEDMFVV